A genomic window from Purpureocillium takamizusanense chromosome 2, complete sequence includes:
- a CDS encoding uncharacterized protein (EggNog:ENOG503PWYT) — MFGILAAATVPNGNVYASLDDVLSDLTDRTQKEGYKIVKLRSHRNRPGEPVMRVDLCCDRGGQPYKSIATKHKTSTKKTDCPWKAKAVDRKTVGGWVLTIICDQHNHEPGTPEPPTPSQGSEAEDNDAEGDMPEGPQPDPETAAAFQVAGVSDSLLRLSGDTFHKFKNDYRKMSQPDRIGMLAQLQLRIAAIYALQNEDLQRQKRQEAQDRRHQEIEENRRRSEAEDEESRRRIASQNEQRTSRQQNLPPTRTQLMFHSANSRQARTLQRRSGAQQQAQSNPDQYAPIAPAPAPPQPQFEPMPPTVNNEAATAVTPVPYPLNVRYRIYPGPPKRIRGGRQRGGMAGQRAQHTAQQGGQSSASGPQQTPQHSAQATPSIESSS; from the exons ATGTTCGGCATcttggcggccgccacggtcCCCAATGGCAACGTCTACGCCTCGCTTGACGACGTGCTTAGCGACTTGACTGACCGCACACAGAAAGAGGGCTACAAGATTGTCAAGCTCCGTTCACATCGGAACCGGCCCGGCGAACCTGTTATGCGCGTCGATCTGTGCTGCGACCGAGGTGGTCAGCCGTACAAGTCCATCGCGACAAAGCACAAGACCTCGACCAAGAAGACCGATTGCCCGTGGAAGGCCAAGGCTGTCGACCGCAAAACCGTTGGCGGCTGGGTTTTGACCATCATCTGCGATCAACACAACCATGAGCCTGGAACACCGGAGCCGCCGACCCCGTCAcagggcagcgaggccgaggacaaTGATGCCGAAGGAGACATGCCAG AGGGACCCCAACCCGATCCCGAGACTGCGGCGGCCTTCCAGGTCGCCGGCGTGTCCGACTCTCTCCTCCGTCTGAGCGGCGACACGTTCCACAAGTTCAAGAACGACTATCGAAAGATGTCACAGCCAGACCGGATAGGGatgctcgcgcagctgcaaCTACGAATCGCTGCCATTTACGCCCTGCAGAACGAAGACTTGCAGCGGCAAAAGCGACAAGAGGCTCAGGACAGGCGTCACCAGGAAATCGAGGAGAACAGGCGAAGAAgcgaggcggaggacgaggaaagTAGGAGAAGAATCGCGTCACAAAACGAACAGCGAACAAGTCGCCAGCAGAACCTGCCGCCCACCAGGACCCAGCTCATGTTCCACAGCGCCAACAGCCGCCAAGCTCGAACGCTGCAGCGACGGTccggcgcgcagcagcaggcccagaGCAATCCCGATCAATATGCCCCGAtagcgccagcgccagcaccaccccAACCGCAGTTCGAACCCATGCCACCCACGGTCAACAACGAGGCTGCAACAGCCGTAACGCCCGTGCCATATCCCCTGAATGTGCGGTATAGGATCTACCCGGGCCCTCCAAAACGGATACGGGGTggccggcagcgaggcggcatGGCTGGACAACGCGCGCAGCAcacggcgcagcagggcggccagTCAAGCGCATCCGGTCCTCAGCAAACGCCGCAGCATTCGGCTCAGGCGACACCATCCATCGAGTCGAGCTCGTAA